The following are encoded together in the Oncorhynchus masou masou isolate Uvic2021 chromosome 5, UVic_Omas_1.1, whole genome shotgun sequence genome:
- the LOC135534159 gene encoding LOW QUALITY PROTEIN: aspartate aminotransferase, cytoplasmic-like (The sequence of the model RefSeq protein was modified relative to this genomic sequence to represent the inferred CDS: inserted 3 bases in 2 codons): LYSPKAPPVAVFKLTADFREDTHAQKVNLGVGAYRTDDCLPWVLPVVKKVEQMIVEDNSLNHEYLPILGLPELRSAASKVALGDDSPAIKDGRVGAVQALGGTGALRIGAEFLRRWYNGTNNTATPIYVSAPTWENHNAVFSDAGFKDIRPYHYWDGEKKGLDVTGIMDDLENAPEHSIFVLHACAHNPTGTDPTPDEWKXISEVMKRRKLFVFFDSAYQGFASGSLDKDAWAIRYFVSEGFELLCAQSFSKNFGLYNERVGNLXLVAQDKDNLARVLSQMEKIIRTTWSNPPSQGARIVAITLNNPDLFIEWKGNVKTMADRVLLMRDQLKAKLIALGTPGTWDHITQQIGMFSFTGLNPKQVQYMIKEKHVYLMASGRINMCGLTSKNIDYVAESIHETVSKVQ, from the exons cctaccgtacagatgactgtctaccgtGGGTCCTGCCCGTAGTGAAGAAGGTAGAGCAGATGATAGTGGAGGACAACAGTCTGAACCACGAGTATCTTCCCATCCTGGGTCTCCCTGAGCTCCGCTCTGCTGCCTCCAAGGTGGCCCTGGGCGATGACAGCCCCGCCATCAAGGACGGGagg gtGGGAGCGGTCCAGGCGTTGGGAGGTACCGGTGCGTTGAGGATCGGGGCGGAGTTTCTGAGGCGCTGGTACAACGGCACCAACAACACGGCCACGCCCATCTACGTCTCCGCGCCAACCTGGG AGAACCACAATGCAGTGTTTTCTGATGCTGGGTTTAAAGATATCCGCCCCTACCACTACTGGGACGGAGAAAAGAAAGGCCTGGACGTGACCGGTATAATGGATGAcctggag AACGCTCCAGAACATTCTATCTTTGTGCTCCATGCCTGTGCCCACAACCCCACGGGGACAGACCCCACACCTGACGAATGGAA GATCTCTGAGGTCATGAAG agGAGGAAGCTGTTTGTGTTCTTTGACTCAGCCTACCAGGGTTTTGCATCAGGCAGTCTGGATAAAGATGCCTGGGCCATCCGCTACTTTGTCTCTGAAGGATTTGAGCTGCTCTGTGCCCAGTCCTTCTCCAAGAACTTTGGCCTCTACA ATGAGCGTGTTGGTAACC AGCTAGTGGCCCAGGATAAAGACAACCTGGCCCGTGTTCTGTCCCAGATGGAGAAGATCATCAGGACCACCTGGTCCAACCCTCCCTCCCAGGGGGCGCGCATCGTAGCCATTACACTCAACAACCCAGATCTGTTCATAGAATG gaAGGGTAATGTAAAGACCATGGCTGACCGTGTATTGTTGATGAGAGACCAGTTGAAGGCTAAGCTCATTGCTCTGGGGACACCCGGCACCTGGGACCACATCACTCAGCAGATCGGCATGTTCAGCTTCACCGGACTGAACC CTAAGCAGGTGCAGTATATGATTAAGGAGAAGCATGTCTACCTGATGGCCAGCGGTCGTATCAACATGTGTGGCCTCACCTCCAAGAACATCGACTATGTCGCAGAGTCCATCCATGAGACCGTGTCCAAGGTCCAGTAA